One genomic region from Planktothrix serta PCC 8927 encodes:
- a CDS encoding pentapeptide repeat-containing protein, with product MIGDAQSQDRKFITTEPLFQAGEQAEYQVWKVICQTWAQRDCIAYWRYPIFSKLGRFRKEPDILIVDAELGLIIIEVKSITIDQILNITGHCWELQEFYTTQANPYQQAEHQLFALLDYCNLEEILRQKVPSRVLVALPRILQSQWQYRGFDLLPSSPPILFQEDLGCQLSLNGQPSSLIAVIQKAPLVARGEELSEEQWRVLKGVISGTPLFRPPSRRFVFSQTDHLETSLTRSAVLAIVRQRISELDLQQEQIAKVIPPGPQRIRGIAGSGKTVLLCQKVAQMHLKYPEWDLVLVFFSRSLYEPILQQVDQWLRRFSCNQMGYDPQNSKLKVLHAWGSKDQPGFYRTICQAAGVWSQSVQQTTRLKANEALAEACCHLLKSATIPTIFDAVLIDEGQDFMVDEDLKFEGKQPFYWMAYQALRPVNLQEGNSSETPQKRLIWAYDEVQSLESLKVPTASELFGDEWGQLVTGEYGNGIQKTEIMSRCYRIPAPILTAAHGIGLGLLRPQGLLTGMKWAEDWQTMGYQVILPNLKVKEKSAFNSPFKLGETITLYRSEQNSPNPVAELWKQPLIEFEAYHSRTEELTALSDRLLYNLKIDGLRPSREILVIVLGMGWEAIQLETYIANFLIQQGIDIFIPGTPDCNMIKPSYNNQNANQFWCEGGVTISRIHRAKGHEADMVYIVGLDQIATVENNLNFRHQLFVAMTRSRGWVRLSGLGSYPLYEELGRVIESGNKLTFRLLFSPPRDISITDGGELLRRYKSGDRNFQGANLSSLDLTGVNLSHANLIGANLQKTNLTHANLNHAKLVVANLSQAELIGANLKRVKLVSANLQHTLLNDCDLRGADLSDADLSRAQLVNANLKDGNLSGANLTQANLSHANLQGAVLNQANCTETILTGAILPDGRMFANPLDDPR from the coding sequence ATGATCGGAGATGCCCAGTCCCAAGATCGCAAATTTATCACGACTGAACCCCTGTTTCAAGCAGGTGAACAAGCTGAATATCAAGTCTGGAAGGTGATTTGCCAAACCTGGGCCCAACGAGATTGTATTGCCTATTGGCGTTATCCTATTTTCTCGAAACTGGGAAGGTTTCGGAAAGAACCCGATATTTTAATCGTAGATGCAGAATTGGGATTAATTATTATTGAGGTGAAATCAATAACGATTGACCAAATTCTTAATATTACAGGTCATTGTTGGGAACTTCAAGAATTTTATACCACTCAAGCAAATCCCTATCAACAAGCGGAGCATCAACTATTTGCCCTGTTGGACTATTGCAATTTAGAAGAAATCCTGCGTCAGAAGGTTCCAAGTCGTGTATTAGTCGCCTTACCTCGCATTCTCCAATCTCAATGGCAATATCGAGGATTTGATCTTTTACCCAGTTCTCCTCCTATTTTATTTCAAGAAGATCTAGGGTGTCAGTTGTCGCTTAACGGTCAACCCTCCAGTTTAATTGCAGTCATTCAGAAAGCTCCGTTAGTGGCTAGGGGGGAGGAACTTTCTGAGGAACAATGGCGGGTGTTAAAGGGGGTGATTAGTGGAACACCGTTGTTTCGTCCGCCGAGTCGTCGATTTGTTTTTAGTCAAACGGATCATTTAGAGACGTCTTTAACGCGGAGTGCGGTGTTAGCAATTGTTAGACAACGGATTTCTGAACTGGATTTACAACAGGAACAAATTGCTAAAGTGATTCCCCCAGGGCCCCAACGAATTCGAGGAATTGCGGGCTCAGGAAAAACGGTGTTATTGTGTCAAAAAGTGGCACAAATGCACCTTAAATATCCCGAATGGGATCTTGTTTTAGTATTTTTTAGTCGGAGTTTATATGAGCCAATTTTGCAACAGGTGGATCAATGGTTAAGGAGGTTTAGTTGTAATCAAATGGGTTATGATCCCCAAAATTCTAAATTGAAAGTTCTCCATGCTTGGGGATCAAAAGATCAACCGGGTTTTTATCGCACTATTTGTCAAGCTGCGGGAGTTTGGAGCCAAAGCGTACAACAAACCACTCGTTTAAAAGCGAATGAAGCTTTAGCAGAAGCTTGTTGTCACTTATTAAAATCGGCAACAATTCCAACTATTTTTGATGCCGTTCTCATTGATGAAGGGCAGGATTTTATGGTGGATGAGGATCTAAAATTTGAGGGAAAACAGCCTTTTTATTGGATGGCTTATCAAGCCTTACGTCCTGTTAATCTTCAGGAGGGAAATAGTTCGGAAACTCCTCAGAAACGGTTGATTTGGGCTTATGATGAAGTTCAAAGTTTAGAGAGTTTAAAAGTACCCACAGCCAGTGAATTATTTGGGGATGAATGGGGACAATTAGTAACGGGGGAATATGGGAATGGCATCCAAAAAACAGAGATTATGTCTCGATGTTATCGGATTCCCGCCCCGATTTTAACGGCGGCTCACGGGATTGGTTTGGGGTTATTACGTCCCCAAGGATTATTAACAGGAATGAAGTGGGCGGAAGATTGGCAAACGATGGGTTATCAAGTGATTTTACCGAATTTAAAAGTAAAGGAAAAATCTGCCTTTAATTCTCCCTTTAAACTGGGTGAAACTATTACTCTTTATCGTTCTGAACAAAATTCTCCTAACCCCGTTGCAGAGTTATGGAAACAACCTTTAATTGAATTTGAAGCTTATCATTCTCGGACAGAAGAATTAACAGCTTTAAGCGATCGCCTGCTTTATAACTTAAAAATTGATGGCTTGCGTCCCAGTCGAGAAATTTTAGTAATTGTCTTAGGAATGGGTTGGGAAGCAATTCAATTAGAAACCTATATTGCTAATTTTTTAATCCAGCAAGGAATTGATATTTTTATCCCCGGAACACCGGATTGTAATATGATTAAACCCAGTTATAATAACCAAAATGCCAATCAATTTTGGTGTGAAGGAGGCGTGACGATTTCGCGGATTCATCGGGCGAAAGGACATGAAGCCGATATGGTTTATATTGTTGGTTTAGATCAAATTGCCACTGTTGAGAATAATCTCAATTTTCGTCATCAATTATTTGTAGCAATGACTCGTTCACGGGGTTGGGTGAGGTTAAGCGGTTTAGGTTCCTATCCCCTTTATGAAGAATTAGGACGGGTGATCGAAAGTGGTAATAAATTAACGTTTCGTTTGCTATTTTCACCCCCAAGGGATATTAGTATCACGGATGGAGGAGAACTTCTGCGAAGATATAAAAGCGGCGATCGCAATTTTCAAGGCGCCAACCTCTCATCTCTGGATTTAACCGGGGTTAATTTAAGTCATGCTAATTTAATTGGAGCCAATCTCCAAAAAACCAATCTTACCCATGCCAACTTAAATCACGCTAAATTAGTAGTAGCAAATTTAAGCCAAGCTGAACTGATCGGTGCTAACTTAAAGCGAGTCAAGTTAGTTAGTGCCAATTTACAACATACTCTGCTAAATGATTGCGATTTGAGAGGGGCAGACTTGAGTGATGCCGATTTGAGTAGGGCGCAATTGGTGAATGCTAATTTAAAGGATGGGAATTTGAGTGGCGCAAATTTAACTCAGGCTAATCTTTCCCACGCCAATCTTCAGGGCGCTGTTCTCAATCAGGCAAACTGCACAGAAACAATTCTGACAGGGGCAATATTACCTGATGGTAGGATGTTTGCAAACCCCCTAGATGACCCTCGCTGA
- a CDS encoding HEAT repeat domain-containing protein: protein MAPFYRLILFIFACTAYWGGTSCFSSSATAAIENKTQQLTDTSRRVSTLPLADSARSWQIAQNSPEKPPKKDPKTPPKPKTPFRFPSRLLLLGVGALIVTGGAILILIRLLSHPDDGEGTVVDIEAETVTESHPEPPQSSPPPPLAEIRAITQGQTQAAPTVIQQNQPSVSLEENGYRDTTLKVSPTDTPSETPTASENPPAVNNSVTDTVNIHPPSYQSKLDPQEKWINDLKQINPDIRSNAIWELAQAGDSRAIQPLLELLIDSDSNQRSLVLAALSEIGNRTLKPLNRALSLSLQDENAEVRKNAIRDLSRIYDLATQMSQILQRAVDDPDPEVQEMAKWATNRLSRLRSVSSRDQPPIG from the coding sequence ATGGCTCCTTTTTATCGCCTAATCTTATTTATATTCGCCTGTACTGCCTACTGGGGTGGAACTTCCTGCTTTAGTAGCAGTGCGACTGCTGCGATTGAGAACAAAACCCAACAGCTTACAGACACAAGCAGGCGTGTCTCCACTCTACCTTTAGCAGATTCCGCTAGATCTTGGCAAATTGCTCAGAACAGCCCAGAGAAACCCCCCAAAAAAGACCCTAAAACACCGCCAAAACCTAAAACACCCTTCCGTTTTCCCTCACGGTTGTTACTTCTAGGGGTAGGAGCTTTAATTGTTACAGGGGGAGCGATTTTAATTTTAATTCGGCTCCTGAGTCATCCTGATGACGGGGAAGGTACAGTAGTGGATATTGAGGCGGAAACGGTGACGGAATCTCATCCTGAACCGCCACAGTCGTCTCCACCTCCTCCATTAGCAGAGATTAGGGCGATTACACAGGGACAGACGCAAGCCGCCCCAACCGTAATCCAACAAAATCAGCCTTCTGTTTCCTTAGAGGAGAATGGTTATCGAGACACAACATTAAAGGTTTCTCCCACCGATACACCTTCGGAAACACCAACTGCATCTGAAAACCCCCCTGCGGTGAATAACTCGGTGACAGATACCGTTAATATTCACCCCCCCTCCTATCAGTCGAAACTTGATCCCCAGGAAAAATGGATTAACGATTTAAAACAAATCAACCCAGATATTAGGAGTAATGCCATTTGGGAACTCGCTCAAGCCGGAGATTCCAGGGCTATTCAACCTTTGTTAGAGTTATTAATTGATTCCGATTCTAATCAACGCAGTTTAGTTTTAGCCGCCCTTTCAGAAATTGGAAATCGCACGTTAAAACCCCTAAACCGGGCTTTAAGTTTGTCCCTTCAAGATGAAAATGCCGAAGTTAGAAAAAATGCCATTCGAGATTTAAGCCGAATTTATGATTTAGCCACCCAAATGAGTCAAATCTTACAACGAGCCGTCGATGATCCCGATCCTGAAGTTCAAGAAATGGCAAAATGGGCAACCAATCGATTAAGTCGCCTCCGTTCTGTTTCCAGTCGTGATCAACCTCCTATTGGATGA
- a CDS encoding helix-turn-helix transcriptional regulator has translation MARKKETLTLSVPPGTKQKLEDIAQRLDIKWGDNPSASGLVAAIAQNEVQVSRNRLTLNAKQIKALRQATKALLDAGQVEDAETLITLLLDQENLEAPLRQALLQQMNQPLQSARNQVDEYIRNQQPFRLSYENSQHQELEFTVRYAEVRLYEKRFYLQVWCDQTEDSQDVPELRHNRCLRLDRIQGILPIEGEWRGSLDSLKVYLHFRGWLANAYEPKLEDVENEVLGNIRQVVRRVVNPFWLIREVFRYGKDCEIVAPDSVREQFKRELTQLYQLYEK, from the coding sequence ATGGCTAGAAAAAAAGAAACCCTAACCCTGTCCGTCCCCCCTGGAACTAAACAAAAGCTCGAAGACATCGCCCAACGCCTGGATATTAAATGGGGCGATAATCCCAGTGCATCGGGGTTAGTGGCTGCGATCGCTCAAAATGAAGTGCAAGTCAGCCGTAACCGATTAACCCTGAACGCCAAACAAATCAAAGCCTTACGACAAGCAACGAAAGCCTTATTAGATGCGGGTCAAGTGGAAGACGCAGAAACCCTAATTACACTTTTACTGGATCAGGAAAACTTAGAAGCTCCTCTGCGTCAAGCATTACTACAACAGATGAACCAACCTCTGCAAAGTGCGCGGAATCAGGTTGACGAATATATTAGGAATCAACAGCCTTTTCGTTTGTCCTATGAAAACTCCCAACATCAGGAGTTAGAATTTACTGTCCGTTATGCAGAAGTGCGTCTGTATGAGAAGCGATTCTACTTACAAGTTTGGTGCGATCAAACAGAAGATAGTCAAGATGTGCCAGAACTCCGCCATAATCGATGTCTTAGGTTAGACCGAATTCAAGGAATATTACCCATCGAAGGGGAGTGGCGAGGTTCTCTGGATTCTCTAAAAGTGTACTTACATTTTAGGGGGTGGTTGGCAAATGCCTATGAACCGAAACTGGAAGATGTTGAAAACGAGGTTTTGGGAAATATCCGCCAAGTGGTGCGACGGGTTGTAAATCCCTTTTGGTTAATTCGAGAGGTGTTTCGTTATGGCAAAGATTGTGAAATTGTGGCCCCCGATAGTGTGCGGGAACAATTTAAACGGGAACTAACCCAACTTTATCAGCTATACGAAAAGTAA
- a CDS encoding RNA-guided endonuclease InsQ/TnpB family protein translates to MFQAYKYRIYPKIEQQIALAKSFGCCRWYWNYALNLCQETYKTTGKGWSRTAIQGLLPQLKKEYPWLSYAYSQCLQVVALNLSTAYKNFFEKRARLPQFKSKHSRQSISYPQNVKFLGDYLKLPGKVGLVYCVRHRPYEGTIKTVTVSKNRDGKYYASVLVDDGKETPNLSTHDRDLNAATNIKNEALRILSLGTSDTASLRGCQSSEKTSVSSDAIPVDARSPHLLYE, encoded by the coding sequence ATGTTTCAGGCATACAAATACCGTATCTATCCAAAAATTGAGCAGCAAATCGCCTTAGCTAAAAGCTTTGGCTGTTGCCGTTGGTATTGGAATTATGCCCTGAATTTATGCCAAGAAACTTATAAAACAACAGGAAAGGGGTGGTCAAGAACAGCAATTCAAGGATTGTTACCTCAACTTAAAAAGGAATATCCTTGGCTAAGTTATGCCTATTCTCAATGTTTACAAGTTGTCGCGCTCAACTTATCTACCGCTTACAAAAACTTTTTTGAGAAACGGGCTAGATTACCTCAATTCAAATCCAAACATAGCAGACAATCAATCAGTTATCCCCAAAATGTTAAGTTTCTAGGAGATTACCTAAAATTACCCGGTAAAGTGGGGTTGGTTTATTGTGTGCGTCACCGTCCTTATGAAGGGACAATCAAAACCGTTACTGTTTCAAAGAATCGTGATGGGAAATACTACGCATCTGTGTTAGTTGATGACGGGAAGGAAACACCCAACTTATCAACTCATGACCGTGATCTCAACGCTGCGACAAATATCAAGAATGAAGCCTTGCGGATTCTGTCGTTGGGAACCAGCGATACTGCTAGTCTGAGGGGATGTCAGTCATCAGAAAAAACTTCTGTTTCTTCAGATGCTATCCCCGTTGATGCTAGAAGCCCACACTTACTCTACGAGTAA